The following coding sequences lie in one Candidatus Annandia adelgestsuga genomic window:
- the rpoC gene encoding DNA-directed RNA polymerase subunit beta', which translates to MSNKFSKFNSIKITLASPNTIRKWSYGEITKSETINYRTFKPEKNGLFCASIFGPIKDYECLCGKYKKLKHRGIICEKCDVEVIKSKSRRERMGHIELASPVTHIWFLKSSPSRISLLLDMPLKDIERILYFDSYVVTCAGKTNLKKFQILTEEEYLEKLEKFGSDFKAGIGTKAIEDILKNINLSYEYKILKEQMQNTKSIIKKKKISKRSRFIETLIKSGNKPQWMILNVLPVIPPDLRPLVPLDGGKFATSDLNDLYRRVINRNNRLKRLLYLSAPEIIIKNEKRMLQEAVDTLLDNSRYHNVVTASNKRPLKSLTDMIKGKQGRFRQNLLGKRVDYSGRSVITVGPDLNLNQCGIPKKMALELFKPFIYGKLELRGLSNTIKSSKKMVDQEDEAIWDILDELIKEHPILLNRAPTLHRLGIQAFEPILVDGKAIQLHPLVCTAYNADFDGDQMAIHIPLTLEAQIESRALMMSTNNILSPANGESIIIPSQDIVLGLYYMTKEKKYGKGEGMVLNDSKDALRLYDLGVLELHTKIKIKISEYKSIVKKKKIILKKIISFKNTTVGRSILWSIFPKELSFSLINKIVDIKEIVNIFNICNRVIGIKRTAIFADKIMKIGFHYASRSGISIGMDDIIVPKEKNIIINKSRIKVKEIQQQFNSGFVTSSERYNKIIDIWTETSEKISKFMMDNISKEMLPNNNGKLELQSSFNNIFMMADSGARGSTAQIRQLAGIRGLMAKPDGSIIENPITANFSEGLNIIQYFISTHGARKGLSDTALKTANSGYLTRRLVDVTQDLVIVEYDCKTKNGIIIKSVIEGQYVSESLSNRILGRVTVGNVTTPETNKILIKNNILLDENLCKIIEKNNINFVKVRSVITCNTNFGICARCYGIDLSRGKLVNQGEAVGIIAAQSIGEPGTQLTMRTFHIGGTASRSTSISNIKVNNDGKIRLKNAKILINHFGKYIVVSKNVKLQILDKFNRILENYKLPYGACITKKNNDYVRSGEIISNWDPHTVPVISDVNGYIKFVDIIDKKSVIKKTDNFTGLTSIIILDVSERSSKNKYLQPRFKILDKKGNEILIPKTKLSIQYILPDKTIINIEDNIKINSGDILAKIPKDSIVSKDITGGLPKVADIFEARNPKNKAILSKLNGVVSFGKSSKTKRKIIIKSKKNNDICEENISRLRQLNVVEGEIVQIGDIISDGPISSHDILKLHGLQYLNDYIVNSVQEVYRLQGVKINDKHIEIVIRQMLRKVIIIKAGDSEFFDGEQIEFSTLKIINKSLKSKGKKLITFKRSLLGITKASLSTDSFISAASFQETTKVLTESSLSGRRDELRGLKENVIVGRIIPSGTGYSYHQKILKKRLKKYNKKKKKN; encoded by the coding sequence ATGAGCAATAAATTTTCTAAATTTAATTCTATTAAAATTACATTAGCTTCTCCAAATACTATTAGAAAATGGTCATATGGAGAAATTACTAAATCAGAAACTATTAATTATCGAACTTTTAAACCTGAAAAAAACGGATTATTTTGTGCTAGTATATTTGGACCAATTAAAGATTATGAATGTCTTTGTGGTAAATATAAAAAATTAAAACATAGAGGTATTATATGTGAAAAATGTGATGTAGAAGTTATTAAATCAAAATCTAGAAGAGAAAGAATGGGACATATAGAATTAGCATCTCCTGTAACACATATATGGTTTTTAAAATCTTCTCCTTCTAGAATAAGTTTATTATTAGATATGCCATTAAAAGATATAGAAAGAATTCTTTATTTTGATTCTTATGTTGTAACTTGCGCTGGTAAAACAAATTTAAAAAAATTTCAAATTTTAACTGAAGAAGAATATTTAGAAAAATTAGAAAAATTTGGAAGTGATTTTAAAGCTGGTATTGGAACAAAAGCTATTGAAGACATTTTAAAAAATATAAATCTTTCTTATGAATATAAAATTTTAAAAGAACAAATGCAAAATACTAAATCAATAATAAAAAAAAAAAAAATAAGTAAGAGATCTAGATTTATTGAAACCTTAATTAAATCAGGTAATAAACCTCAATGGATGATATTAAATGTTTTACCGGTAATACCTCCAGATTTAAGACCATTAGTTCCTTTAGACGGTGGTAAATTTGCTACTTCAGATTTAAATGATTTATATCGTAGAGTTATAAATAGAAATAATAGACTTAAACGTTTATTATATTTATCAGCACCTGAAATAATTATAAAAAATGAAAAAAGAATGTTACAAGAAGCTGTAGATACATTGTTAGATAATAGTAGATATCATAATGTAGTAACAGCTAGTAATAAACGCCCTTTAAAATCTCTTACAGATATGATTAAAGGTAAACAAGGTCGTTTTAGACAAAATTTATTAGGTAAACGAGTTGATTATTCAGGTAGATCTGTAATAACTGTAGGTCCTGATTTAAATCTTAATCAATGTGGAATTCCAAAAAAAATGGCTTTAGAATTATTTAAACCATTTATTTATGGTAAATTAGAGTTACGTGGTTTATCTAATACTATAAAATCTTCTAAAAAAATGGTTGATCAAGAAGATGAAGCTATATGGGATATTTTAGATGAATTAATAAAAGAACATCCAATATTACTTAATAGGGCACCTACTTTACATCGTTTAGGAATTCAAGCTTTTGAACCTATTTTAGTTGATGGAAAAGCTATACAATTACATCCATTAGTTTGTACTGCTTATAATGCTGATTTTGATGGAGATCAAATGGCAATACATATACCTTTAACTTTAGAAGCTCAAATTGAATCAAGAGCTTTGATGATGTCAACTAATAATATTTTATCTCCAGCAAATGGAGAATCAATTATTATTCCATCACAAGATATAGTATTAGGATTATATTATATGACTAAAGAAAAAAAATATGGAAAAGGAGAAGGTATGGTATTAAATGATTCTAAAGATGCTTTAAGATTATATGATTTAGGTGTTTTAGAATTACATACAAAAATAAAAATTAAAATTTCTGAATATAAAAGTATAGTTAAAAAAAAAAAAATAATTTTAAAAAAAATAATATCATTTAAAAATACAACTGTTGGTCGTTCTATATTATGGAGTATATTTCCTAAAGAATTATCTTTTAGTTTAATTAATAAAATTGTTGATATAAAAGAAATAGTTAATATTTTTAACATATGTAATAGAGTTATAGGAATTAAAAGAACTGCAATATTTGCCGATAAAATTATGAAAATTGGTTTTCATTATGCTTCTCGTTCTGGTATTTCAATTGGAATGGATGATATAATTGTTCCTAAAGAAAAAAATATTATTATTAATAAATCAAGAATTAAAGTTAAAGAAATACAACAACAATTTAATTCTGGTTTTGTTACTTCAAGTGAACGTTATAATAAAATTATAGATATTTGGACAGAAACTAGTGAAAAAATTTCTAAATTTATGATGGATAATATTTCAAAAGAAATGTTACCTAATAACAATGGAAAATTAGAACTTCAATCATCATTTAATAATATATTTATGATGGCTGATTCTGGTGCTAGAGGTTCTACAGCACAAATTCGTCAATTAGCAGGTATTAGAGGTTTAATGGCTAAACCCGATGGATCTATTATTGAAAACCCTATTACAGCTAATTTTAGTGAAGGTTTAAACATTATACAATATTTTATTTCTACTCATGGAGCTCGTAAAGGGTTATCTGATACAGCCTTAAAAACAGCTAATTCTGGTTATTTAACTAGAAGACTTGTAGATGTTACACAAGATTTAGTTATAGTTGAATATGATTGTAAAACAAAAAATGGTATTATAATTAAATCTGTTATAGAAGGACAATATGTATCAGAATCTTTATCAAATAGAATTTTAGGAAGAGTTACTGTTGGTAATGTAACAACCCCAGAAACAAATAAAATTTTAATTAAAAATAATATTTTATTAGATGAAAATTTATGTAAAATTATAGAAAAAAATAATATAAATTTTGTTAAAGTAAGATCAGTAATTACATGTAATACAAATTTTGGAATATGTGCTAGATGTTATGGTATAGATTTATCTAGAGGAAAATTGGTAAATCAAGGAGAAGCTGTTGGTATTATAGCAGCGCAATCAATTGGGGAACCAGGAACACAATTAACAATGCGTACATTTCATATTGGTGGTACAGCTTCTAGATCAACTTCAATATCTAATATTAAAGTTAATAATGATGGTAAAATTAGATTAAAAAATGCTAAAATTTTAATTAATCATTTTGGAAAATATATTGTAGTATCTAAAAATGTAAAATTACAAATATTAGATAAATTTAATAGAATTTTAGAAAATTATAAATTACCTTATGGGGCTTGTATTACTAAAAAAAATAATGATTATGTACGTTCTGGAGAAATTATATCAAATTGGGACCCTCATACTGTACCTGTTATAAGTGATGTTAATGGTTATATTAAATTTGTAGATATAATAGACAAAAAAAGTGTTATAAAAAAAACTGATAATTTTACTGGTTTAACTTCTATAATAATTCTTGATGTATCAGAAAGAAGTTCTAAAAATAAATATTTACAACCAAGATTTAAAATTTTAGATAAAAAAGGAAATGAAATTTTAATTCCTAAAACAAAATTATCTATACAATATATATTACCTGATAAAACAATTATAAATATAGAAGATAATATAAAAATTAACTCTGGTGATATTTTAGCAAAAATACCTAAAGATTCTATAGTTTCAAAAGATATTACAGGCGGATTACCTAAAGTAGCTGATATATTTGAAGCTCGTAATCCTAAAAATAAAGCTATATTATCTAAATTAAATGGAGTTGTATCTTTTGGAAAATCTTCTAAAACAAAAAGAAAAATAATAATTAAATCTAAAAAAAATAATGATATATGTGAAGAAAATATTTCTAGATTACGTCAATTAAATGTAGTAGAAGGAGAAATTGTTCAGATTGGGGATATAATATCTGATGGTCCTATATCTTCTCATGATATTTTAAAATTACATGGTTTACAATATTTAAATGATTATATAGTAAATTCAGTACAAGAAGTATATAGATTACAAGGTGTTAAAATAAATGATAAACATATTGAAATTGTAATACGTCAAATGTTAAGAAAAGTTATTATTATAAAAGCAGGAGATTCAGAGTTTTTTGATGGTGAACAAATAGAATTTTCTACTTTAAAAATAATTAATAAATCTTTAAAATCTAAGGGTAAAAAATTAATTACTTTTAAAAGAAGTTTATTAGGTATAACTAAAGCTTCTTTATCTACAGATTCTTTTATATCTGCGGCTTCTTTTCAAGAAACTACTAAAGTTTTAACAGAATCATCTTTATCTGGTAGAAGAGATGAATTAAGAGGTTTAAAAGAAAATGTTATAGTTGGTCGTATTATTCCATCTGGAACTGGTTATTCATATCATCAAAAAATTTTAAAAAAAAGATTAAAAAAATATAATAAAAAAAAAAAAAAAAATA
- the aroQ gene encoding type II 3-dehydroquinate dehydratase — MYNILVLNGPNLNLLGKRENDIYGNKKLSKIILDLKNIVKTKNILLTDFQTNSESLLINKIHKSYKKIDYIIINPGAFAHTSIALRDSLLSVKIPFIEVHISNIFSRENFRHKSYISNISNGIICGFGTYGYFLALKYILKIYSK; from the coding sequence ATGTATAATATTTTAGTTTTAAATGGACCTAATTTAAATTTATTAGGAAAAAGAGAAAATGATATATATGGTAATAAAAAATTATCAAAAATAATTTTAGATTTAAAAAATATTGTTAAAACAAAAAATATTTTATTAACTGATTTTCAAACAAATTCAGAAAGTTTATTAATTAATAAAATTCATAAATCATATAAAAAAATTGATTATATAATTATTAACCCAGGAGCTTTCGCTCACACTAGTATAGCTTTAAGAGATTCACTTTTATCAGTAAAAATACCTTTTATTGAAGTACATATTTCTAATATATTTTCTAGAGAAAATTTTAGACATAAATCTTATATATCAAATATATCTAATGGAATTATTTGCGGTTTTGGTACTTATGGATATTTTTTAGCATTAAAATATATATTAAAAATTTATAGTAAATAA
- the rplM gene encoding 50S ribosomal protein L13, protein MKTFIVKKNIINRTWYLIDAKNKILGRLSSKISNYLMGKNKSIYTPYIDTGDYLVIINASKILVTGNKLNNKCYFYHTGYPGGIKKISLKKMLKDNPVKVIQKSIKGMLPKGSLGRKMFLKLRIYSGKMHKHNMQKPKILNL, encoded by the coding sequence ATGAAAACATTTATAGTAAAAAAAAATATAATTAATAGAACATGGTATTTAATAGATGCAAAAAATAAAATCTTAGGACGTTTATCTTCTAAAATTTCTAATTATTTAATGGGTAAAAATAAATCAATATATACTCCTTATATAGATACTGGTGATTATTTAGTAATTATAAATGCATCAAAAATATTAGTTACTGGTAATAAATTAAATAATAAATGTTATTTTTATCATACAGGTTATCCTGGTGGTATAAAAAAAATATCTTTAAAAAAAATGTTAAAAGATAATCCAGTAAAAGTTATTCAAAAATCTATAAAAGGAATGTTACCTAAAGGATCTTTAGGTAGAAAAATGTTTTTAAAATTAAGAATATATTCTGGAAAAATGCATAAACATAATATGCAAAAACCAAAAATATTAAATTTATAA
- the rpsI gene encoding 30S ribosomal protein S9 — MNKIQYYYGTGRRKKAIARVFLKLGFGNILINNKEFKEYFKNLYSKIMVFQPLKLTNMENKVNIYITVKGGGLMSQAGAIRHGITKALIKYNYSMRSNLKKAGFITRDSRQVERKKFGLKKARKGSQFSKR, encoded by the coding sequence ATGAATAAAATACAATATTACTATGGTACTGGACGTAGAAAAAAAGCTATTGCTAGAGTTTTTTTAAAATTAGGATTCGGAAATATTTTAATAAATAATAAAGAATTTAAAGAATATTTTAAAAATTTGTATTCTAAAATAATGGTTTTTCAACCATTAAAATTAACTAATATGGAAAATAAAGTTAATATATATATTACAGTTAAAGGTGGTGGTTTAATGAGTCAAGCCGGAGCTATTAGACATGGAATAACTAAAGCTTTAATTAAATATAATTATTCTATGAGATCAAATTTAAAAAAAGCAGGTTTTATAACAAGAGATTCAAGACAAGTAGAAAGAAAAAAATTTGGATTAAAAAAAGCTCGTAAAGGTTCACAATTTTCAAAACGTTAA
- a CDS encoding BolA/IbaG family iron-sulfur metabolism protein has protein sequence MKSKEIYLILNKKLKLKKIYVDGNNGNFNIIAIDDIFEKLSYVKQQKIIYEPLSEYIFKKIIHSLIIKTYSLKEWKNKINKYNK, from the coding sequence TTGAAAAGTAAAGAAATTTATCTTATTTTAAATAAAAAATTAAAATTAAAAAAAATATACGTTGATGGTAATAATGGAAATTTTAATATAATTGCTATAGATGATATTTTTGAAAAATTAAGTTATGTAAAACAACAAAAAATAATTTATGAACCGTTATCTGAATATATTTTTAAAAAAATAATACATTCTTTAATAATAAAAACATATTCATTAAAAGAATGGAAAAATAAAATAAACAAATATAATAAATAA
- the rplU gene encoding 50S ribosomal protein L21 — protein MYAILQYGNKQYLISEGKIINLDKINNKIGKILFLKKVLFLLYKNKTYIGKPIIKNVKVKIKIIKHDREKKIKIIKFHRRKHHLKKQGHRQWFTKIKVLKIKIK, from the coding sequence ATGTATGCCATTTTACAATATGGAAATAAACAATATTTAATTAGTGAAGGAAAAATTATTAATTTAGATAAAATAAATAATAAAATAGGAAAAATATTATTTTTAAAAAAAGTTTTATTTTTATTATATAAAAATAAAACATATATAGGAAAACCTATAATTAAAAATGTAAAAGTTAAAATAAAAATAATAAAACATGATAGAGAAAAAAAAATTAAAATTATAAAATTTCATCGTAGAAAACATCATTTAAAAAAACAAGGACATAGACAATGGTTTACTAAAATTAAAGTTTTAAAAATTAAAATTAAATAA
- the rpmA gene encoding 50S ribosomal protein L27, translating into MAHKKAGGSTRNGRDSHSKRLGIKIYGGEKVYSGNIIVKQRGSKFHAGKNVGCGKDYTLFALKNGYIYFKNKGNKNKKYVNVYDI; encoded by the coding sequence ATGGCACATAAAAAAGCTGGTGGTTCAACACGTAATGGAAGAGATTCTCATTCTAAAAGATTAGGTATTAAAATATACGGTGGTGAAAAAGTATATTCCGGAAATATTATTGTTAAACAAAGAGGTTCTAAATTTCATGCAGGAAAAAATGTTGGTTGTGGAAAAGATTATACTTTATTTGCTTTAAAAAATGGTTATATATATTTTAAAAATAAAGGAAATAAAAATAAAAAATATGTTAATGTTTATGATATATAA
- the cgtA gene encoding Obg family GTPase CgtA produces the protein MKFIDMVNIYVVAGKGGDGIISFRREKFIPKGGPDGGNGGSGGNIWLKTSNNLNTLVNFNFKKIFFSQSGKNGNNNNKTGKNGKDLYIIVPIGTRVIDQNKNKTIINLLYNKQLFLLAKGGKPGIGNNKFKNSINRTPMKRTLGLKGEKKNIKLELFLLANVGTLGLPNAGKSTFINIISSAKSKISCYPFTTLSPKLGLVKFNKKKKFIIADIPGIIKNCSKGIGLGINFLKHLTHCNLLLHIIDISSQNINIIIKNIINIQNELKNYNYNLYKKKRWLIFNKIDLINNKNFIKLSFKIINKLNWNNKHFIISSKKNFGINELCFNIIKKIYKKNEKKKNYKYYDITRCRKIKTKT, from the coding sequence ATGAAATTTATTGATATGGTTAATATTTATGTGGTTGCTGGAAAAGGAGGTGATGGAATAATAAGTTTTAGAAGAGAAAAATTTATACCTAAAGGAGGACCCGATGGAGGTAATGGAGGTAGTGGTGGAAATATTTGGTTAAAAACATCTAATAATTTAAATACTTTAGTAAACTTTAATTTTAAAAAAATTTTTTTTTCTCAATCTGGTAAAAATGGTAATAATAATAATAAAACAGGTAAAAATGGAAAAGATTTATATATTATTGTTCCAATAGGAACAAGGGTTATAGATCAAAATAAAAATAAAACCATTATAAATTTATTATATAATAAACAATTATTTTTATTAGCAAAAGGTGGAAAACCTGGAATAGGAAATAATAAATTTAAAAACTCTATTAATAGAACTCCAATGAAAAGAACTTTAGGTTTAAAAGGAGAAAAAAAAAATATTAAATTAGAATTATTTTTATTAGCTAATGTTGGTACTTTAGGTTTACCAAATGCAGGTAAATCTACTTTTATAAATATTATTTCTTCTGCAAAATCTAAAATATCATGCTATCCTTTTACAACTTTATCACCTAAATTAGGTTTAGTAAAATTTAATAAAAAAAAAAAATTTATAATAGCAGATATTCCTGGAATTATAAAAAATTGTTCAAAAGGTATTGGTTTAGGAATAAACTTTTTAAAACATTTAACTCATTGTAATTTATTATTACACATAATAGATATTTCTTCACAAAATATAAATATTATTATAAAAAATATTATAAATATTCAAAATGAATTAAAAAATTATAATTATAATTTATATAAAAAAAAACGTTGGTTAATTTTTAATAAAATAGATTTAATTAATAATAAAAATTTTATTAAATTATCTTTTAAAATAATTAATAAATTAAATTGGAATAATAAACATTTCATAATTTCATCTAAAAAAAATTTTGGAATTAATGAATTATGTTTTAATATTATAAAAAAAATTTATAAAAAAAATGAAAAAAAAAAAAATTATAAATACTATGACATCACAAGGTGCAGAAAAATTAAGACAAAAACTTGA
- the greA gene encoding transcription elongation factor GreA: protein MKKKKIINTMTSQGAEKLRQKLDKLKNIKRPYIIKLLSSSRKNGDLKENSEYHAAKEEQSFCENKIREIENKLANANIIDIHKIKHYNKIIFGIPFTILKIDNNKIFNYIIVGKDEADPKKNMISINSPISRSLIGKSINKIIKVNTPNGKVKYKILKIGK from the coding sequence ATGAAAAAAAAAAAAATTATAAATACTATGACATCACAAGGTGCAGAAAAATTAAGACAAAAACTTGATAAATTAAAAAATATAAAAAGACCTTATATAATAAAATTACTATCATCATCTAGAAAAAATGGTGATTTAAAAGAAAATTCTGAATATCATGCTGCAAAAGAAGAACAATCTTTTTGTGAAAATAAAATTAGAGAAATTGAAAATAAATTAGCTAATGCTAATATTATAGATATACATAAAATTAAACATTATAATAAAATTATATTTGGAATTCCATTTACTATTTTAAAAATAGATAATAATAAAATATTTAATTATATAATAGTAGGAAAAGATGAAGCTGATCCTAAAAAAAATATGATTTCTATAAATTCTCCTATATCTAGAAGTTTAATAGGTAAAAGTATTAACAAAATTATTAAAGTTAATACTCCAAATGGAAAAGTAAAATATAAAATTTTAAAAATAGGAAAATAA